From Streptomyces sp. NBC_00370, a single genomic window includes:
- a CDS encoding esterase-like activity of phytase family protein, producing the protein MASRPFSRKRTRIAIAITATVAVAGAGTAAAQAAGWLSAPSHDFRATADSFSGHGKLTGNVLRNDHGATAVVRHTAPSDGTATVEADGSFTYTPKPGFKGTDTFTYTTTDAVELFKDTQSNGAPLPPLGHVAGPGGTTTELSGEGFGSSLAPVPGKPGRFYGLTDRGPNADAPDGNKSEMLLDFTPEIGEFKLVDGKARLVKTVTLKGPKKLGGTKYSGRPPHDTSEVIDDVAATNANGGTPVPVARDAYGYDSEGLVALRDGTFWVSDEYGPYVTHFDANGYELGRLTPYKNSPDNAHHKIVGYLPAELANRVKNKGMEGLTVTPDGKTLVGVMQSALQQPDLGATKAANVSPSRIVTIDLRTYRSKQYLYLLDDPGTTGNANSEITALSGTKFLIDERDGKFQPFAQKSLYELDTNGATDVSGLTIGGKSPEAFVGAAGTNAALTALTGAGVNVAQKQPYVNVGSLVSQLDPTGRFFAHDKIEGVATTDAGKTLYLSNDDDFGIDTIAVDPDGKWTVHQKVLPSTGKTDNGEILKVDTTKLPAVLKTVTVTIRVR; encoded by the coding sequence ATGGCTTCAAGACCCTTCTCACGCAAGCGCACCCGGATCGCCATAGCGATCACCGCCACCGTTGCCGTGGCGGGCGCAGGTACGGCCGCGGCTCAGGCCGCCGGCTGGCTGTCGGCACCCTCGCACGACTTCCGCGCGACCGCCGACTCCTTCTCCGGCCACGGCAAGCTGACCGGCAACGTGCTGCGCAACGACCACGGCGCTACCGCGGTCGTACGGCACACCGCCCCCTCCGACGGTACGGCGACGGTCGAGGCGGACGGCTCGTTCACGTACACACCGAAGCCCGGCTTCAAGGGCACGGACACCTTCACCTACACCACCACCGACGCCGTGGAGCTGTTCAAGGACACGCAGTCGAACGGGGCCCCGCTGCCGCCGCTCGGACACGTCGCGGGGCCCGGCGGCACCACCACCGAACTCTCCGGCGAGGGCTTCGGCTCGTCGCTCGCCCCGGTGCCCGGCAAGCCGGGCCGCTTCTACGGCCTCACGGACCGCGGCCCCAACGCCGACGCGCCCGACGGCAACAAGTCCGAGATGCTGCTCGACTTCACCCCGGAGATCGGCGAGTTCAAGCTCGTCGACGGCAAGGCCCGGCTGGTCAAGACGGTCACGCTGAAGGGGCCGAAGAAGCTCGGCGGCACGAAGTACAGCGGCCGACCGCCGCACGACACGAGCGAGGTCATCGACGACGTCGCCGCGACGAACGCCAACGGCGGTACGCCGGTGCCCGTCGCCAGGGACGCGTACGGCTACGATTCCGAGGGCCTCGTCGCGCTGCGCGACGGTACGTTCTGGGTGTCGGACGAGTACGGCCCGTACGTCACGCACTTCGACGCCAACGGCTACGAGCTGGGCCGGCTGACCCCGTACAAGAACAGCCCGGACAACGCGCACCACAAGATCGTCGGATATCTCCCCGCCGAACTCGCCAACCGCGTCAAGAACAAGGGCATGGAGGGCCTGACGGTCACGCCTGACGGCAAGACCCTGGTCGGCGTCATGCAGTCCGCGCTGCAGCAGCCGGACCTCGGCGCCACCAAGGCCGCCAACGTCTCGCCCAGCCGCATCGTCACGATCGACCTGCGCACGTACCGGTCGAAGCAGTACCTGTACCTGCTGGACGACCCGGGCACCACGGGCAACGCCAACAGCGAGATCACCGCGCTGTCCGGCACGAAGTTCCTCATCGACGAACGCGACGGCAAGTTCCAGCCGTTCGCGCAGAAGAGCCTCTACGAGCTCGACACCAACGGCGCGACCGACGTCAGCGGCCTGACGATCGGCGGCAAGTCCCCCGAGGCCTTCGTCGGCGCCGCGGGCACCAACGCCGCGCTCACCGCGCTCACCGGCGCGGGCGTCAACGTCGCGCAGAAGCAGCCGTACGTCAACGTCGGCTCGCTGGTCAGCCAACTCGACCCGACCGGCCGCTTCTTCGCGCACGACAAGATCGAGGGCGTCGCCACGACGGACGCGGGCAAGACGCTATACCTGTCCAACGACGACGACTTCGGCATCGACACCATCGCCGTCGACCCCGACGGCAAGTGGACCGTCCACCAGAAGGTGCTGCCGTCCACGGGCAAGACCGACAACGGCGAGATCCTGAAGGTCGACACGACAAAGCTCCCGGCGGTCCTCAAGACCGTCACGGTAACCATCCGCGTGCGCTGA